The proteins below are encoded in one region of Ostrea edulis unplaced genomic scaffold, xbOstEdul1.1 scaffold_80, whole genome shotgun sequence:
- the LOC130051142 gene encoding isatin hydrolase-like — translation MDILMICSSMFLLTVNPTYSKPRIVDLTYNQDELSITWPTNPKYNFTMLFRGFSTHYNTWIENNHFAMPEHMGTHIDAPGHVVKGAWKIHQIPMEKLFGPGVIVNVKSKVANNPDYRVSSDDLSAWEEKYGEIPRHAVVMMNSGWSHKYPDPNLVYGTSLLNDTSSFHFPSWHEEAVTWLITKRQVNAVGVDTPSTDYGQSILLPCHVIMGKNNVVGIENIANLDSIPESGSTVYMPVLKIFDGSGGPTRLFGTYDDEPNKTNAAMHVISTTIYIYLLQMLIIFVYQF, via the exons ATGGATATCTTAATGATATGCAGTTCAATGTTTCTCCTGACAGTGAATCCCACGTATTCCAAACCTAGGATTGTGGATCTTACTTATAATCAAGACGAGCTTTCTATCACGTGGCCCACTAACCCAAAGTATAACTTTACCATGCTCTTCCGAGGATTTTCGACACACTACAATACCTG GATTGAAAACAACCATTTTGCTATGCCAGAGCACATGGGGACTCACATAGACGCACCGGGCCACGTCGTAAAGGGTGCCTGGAAAATCCATCAAATTCCCATGGAAAAATTGTTCGGACCAGGGGTCATAGTAAATGTTAAATCCAAGGTTGCTAACAATCCGGATTACAG AGTTTCAAGCGATGATTTGTCGGCATGGGAGGAAAAATACGGAGAGATCCCAAGACACGCTGTTGTAATGATGAACTCGGGTTGGTCTCACAAATATCCAGATCCAAATCTTGTTTACGGAACATCTCTACTTAACGATACCTCATCGTTTCATTTCCCTAGCTGGCACGAGGAAGCCGTCACGTGGTTGATAACCAAACGACAAGTCAACGCCGTTGGTGTTGACACTCCCTCTACGGATTATGGCCAAAGCATTTTACTTCCCTGTCACGTGATCATGGGGAAAAATAACGTAGTGGGTATAGAGAACATAGCGAACCTCGACAGCATTCCGGAAAGTGGCAGCACAGTCTATATGCCTGTTCTAAAGATTTTTGACGGAAGCGGTGGACCTACTCGACTTTTCGGAACTTACGACGACGAGCCGAACAAAACAAATGCTGCCATGCATGTTATAAGTACCACAATCTACATATACCTCTTGCAAATGCTTATAATATTTGTTTATCAATTTTGA